The following coding sequences are from one Streptococcus sp. NPS 308 window:
- a CDS encoding LytTR family DNA-binding domain-containing protein, producing MKLRIEVDGNLEETEIVIKTPVLTDEIADLQRLLQEIKAPRLIFYKGTGEYYLDLAEILFFETEGSKIYAHTQKEAYEVRLKLYELESILPRYFSRVSKSTIANIRQIYSVDKSFSGTGTISFYQTHKEVHVSRHYQSLLKENLRNMR from the coding sequence ATGAAGTTACGAATTGAGGTTGATGGCAATTTAGAAGAAACTGAAATTGTCATCAAGACACCTGTTTTGACAGATGAAATTGCGGACTTGCAACGACTCTTGCAAGAAATCAAGGCTCCTAGGTTGATCTTTTATAAGGGGACGGGTGAGTACTACTTAGACTTGGCAGAAATTCTCTTTTTTGAGACAGAAGGTAGCAAGATTTACGCCCACACCCAGAAAGAAGCCTACGAGGTTCGACTCAAGCTTTATGAGTTAGAGTCTATCCTGCCCCGCTATTTTAGCCGAGTATCCAAGTCGACTATCGCAAACATTCGTCAGATTTACTCAGTGGACAAGTCCTTTTCAGGAACGGGCACCATTTCCTTTTATCAGACGCACAAGGAGGTTCATGTCTCACGACATTACCAATCCCTCCTAAAAGAAAATCTAAGAAACATGAGGTAA
- a CDS encoding LiaF transmembrane domain-containing protein encodes MKKKAFGIVLLVLAAWILLQGNFGIPSLDGKIWPLIGIAFFAYQSVEALLRRHLTSAVFTALVALMIANHFYNIFPIPNQSLFWASILAVLGVGYLTHSSKFWYGKKWWYNSERTVVTDKEVAFGSGTFYKQDQDLVDDQVEVAFGDAKIYYDNAEMLGDFATLNIEVAFGNATVYVPQHWRVDLKVETSFGAAKADAPLAPTSKTLIIRGEVAFGKLGVVYVK; translated from the coding sequence ATGAAAAAGAAAGCATTTGGTATTGTTTTATTGGTTTTAGCAGCTTGGATCTTGCTGCAAGGGAATTTTGGAATCCCTTCTTTGGATGGCAAAATATGGCCTTTGATTGGTATTGCCTTTTTTGCTTACCAATCAGTTGAAGCTTTGCTTCGTCGTCATCTAACATCAGCAGTTTTTACCGCTCTAGTAGCCTTAATGATTGCGAATCATTTTTATAACATTTTTCCTATTCCAAACCAGTCTTTGTTTTGGGCTAGTATCTTAGCAGTGCTAGGAGTTGGCTATCTGACGCATTCAAGTAAGTTTTGGTACGGCAAAAAATGGTGGTACAACAGTGAGCGAACAGTCGTCACAGATAAGGAAGTCGCTTTTGGTAGTGGAACCTTTTATAAACAAGATCAAGATCTTGTAGATGACCAAGTTGAAGTCGCTTTTGGAGATGCAAAAATCTACTATGATAATGCAGAGATGTTAGGTGATTTTGCTACTCTGAATATCGAAGTGGCTTTTGGTAATGCAACCGTCTATGTTCCACAACACTGGCGTGTAGACTTGAAAGTAGAAACATCCTTTGGCGCAGCTAAGGCGGACGCTCCTCTAGCGCCGACTAGTAAAACTTTGATTATTCGTGGAGAAGTGGCCTTTGGTAAACTTGGAGTTGTCTATGTTAAATAA
- a CDS encoding Asp23/Gls24 family envelope stress response protein, translated as MTVKINTKDGQIELTDEVIATVVGGAATEIFGVVGMASKNALKDNFQALLGKENYAKGVVVKAAEDGSIAVDVYTVLSYGTKISEVSKNIQESVRFSLENQLGITAQTVNVYIQNIKVVGE; from the coding sequence ATGACTGTAAAAATTAATACAAAAGATGGTCAAATCGAACTGACAGATGAAGTGATTGCAACCGTTGTAGGTGGTGCAGCAACTGAGATTTTTGGTGTGGTCGGTATGGCTAGTAAAAATGCCCTCAAAGATAATTTCCAAGCCCTTCTTGGTAAGGAAAATTATGCAAAAGGCGTTGTCGTAAAAGCAGCCGAAGATGGCAGCATTGCAGTTGATGTTTATACCGTGTTGAGCTACGGAACAAAGATTAGTGAAGTCTCAAAAAACATCCAAGAGAGCGTTCGTTTTAGTTTGGAAAACCAACTAGGAATTACTGCTCAGACTGTGAATGTCTACATTCAAAATATCAAAGTTGTAGGAGAATAA
- the rpmB gene encoding 50S ribosomal protein L28 has translation MAKVCYFTGRKTVSGNNRSHAMNQTKRAVKPNLQKVTVLIDGKPKKVWASARALKSGKVERV, from the coding sequence ATGGCTAAAGTATGTTACTTTACAGGTCGTAAGACTGTATCAGGAAACAACCGTTCACACGCGATGAACCAAACAAAACGTGCCGTAAAACCAAACCTTCAAAAAGTTACTGTTCTTATTGATGGTAAACCTAAAAAAGTTTGGGCTTCAGCTCGTGCTTTGAAATCAGGTAAAGTTGAACGCGTTTAA
- a CDS encoding ABC transporter ATP-binding protein produces the protein MENKKMSLWKQCRPFLAGLQLPLLVAVVAAVCSSIITVYGPTKIKEITNLISDGLMTGIDLEAVSSIASFLVILYVLGIILNYTQAYIFSTSIQHFSQRLRKAIAEKINRLPLGYFDRHSQGDTLSRVTNDVDTAAQSLNQSLGTVISASFLLIAVLITMFGMNWILALVTVVSTLIGFVFVSVFMGKSQGFFKSQQQDLAAVNGYVEEMYSGHNVVASYNAIESTKEEFAKLNHRLYDSIWKSQFISGIMMPIMIFIGNFSYVLVIIVGAALALNGHISIGIIVAFMAYVRIFSQPLSQIAQGITSLQQASAAMGRVFEFLDEEEMADESHKERQLTNMKGEVVFDQVSFGYTPERTIIHDFSATAHAGQKVAIVGPTGAGKTTIVNLLMKFYEIDKGSIRIDGVDTKDIKRSEVHDAFSMVLQDTWLFEGTIRENLIYNQIDISDERMMEASKAVGIHHFIMTLPDGYDTILDDTVTLSVGQKQLLTIARALLKDAPLLILDEATSSVDTRTEELIQKAMDRLMEGRTSFVIAHRLSTIRNADLILVMKDGNIIEQGNHEDLMAQAGFYADLYNSQFTEDDAEE, from the coding sequence ATGGAAAATAAGAAAATGTCCTTATGGAAACAGTGTAGACCTTTTCTAGCAGGTCTCCAACTTCCCCTACTAGTCGCAGTTGTGGCGGCTGTATGTTCTAGTATCATCACGGTGTATGGACCAACCAAGATAAAAGAAATCACCAACTTAATCTCAGATGGCTTGATGACTGGAATTGACCTGGAGGCTGTGTCAAGTATTGCTAGCTTTTTGGTTATCCTTTATGTACTTGGTATTATCCTTAACTATACACAAGCCTACATTTTTTCAACTAGTATCCAACATTTTTCACAACGTTTGCGGAAGGCTATCGCTGAAAAAATCAATCGCTTGCCTCTAGGCTATTTTGACCGTCATTCTCAAGGGGATACCCTTTCGCGCGTGACCAATGATGTGGATACAGCAGCTCAGTCTCTTAACCAAAGTCTAGGGACAGTTATCTCAGCTAGTTTCTTGTTGATTGCTGTTTTGATTACCATGTTTGGCATGAACTGGATTTTGGCACTGGTAACAGTTGTTTCAACTCTTATCGGTTTCGTTTTCGTGTCCGTCTTTATGGGCAAGTCACAGGGCTTTTTTAAGAGTCAGCAACAGGATTTGGCAGCTGTAAATGGCTATGTGGAAGAAATGTACTCTGGCCATAATGTGGTGGCTAGCTACAATGCTATCGAGAGCACTAAAGAAGAATTTGCGAAATTAAATCATCGTCTATATGACAGTATCTGGAAGTCTCAGTTTATTTCAGGAATTATGATGCCAATCATGATATTCATTGGAAACTTTAGCTACGTCTTGGTGATTATCGTTGGTGCAGCCTTGGCATTGAATGGGCACATCAGTATCGGGATTATCGTTGCCTTTATGGCTTACGTGCGTATCTTTTCTCAACCCCTTTCTCAAATTGCCCAAGGAATTACCAGTCTTCAACAGGCTAGCGCAGCCATGGGACGTGTCTTCGAATTTCTAGATGAAGAGGAAATGGCAGATGAATCTCATAAGGAAAGACAATTAACCAACATGAAAGGTGAAGTGGTCTTTGATCAGGTGTCCTTTGGCTATACACCAGAACGCACCATCATCCATGACTTCTCTGCGACAGCTCATGCTGGTCAAAAGGTTGCCATTGTTGGACCGACTGGGGCTGGTAAGACAACCATTGTCAATCTTTTGATGAAATTCTATGAGATTGATAAGGGAAGTATCCGTATCGATGGTGTGGATACTAAGGACATAAAGCGCTCAGAAGTGCACGATGCCTTTTCAATGGTTTTGCAGGACACTTGGCTCTTTGAAGGAACCATTCGAGAAAATCTCATCTACAATCAGATAGACATCAGTGATGAACGAATGATGGAAGCCAGCAAGGCTGTGGGAATTCACCACTTTATCATGACTTTGCCAGATGGCTACGATACTATTTTGGATGACACTGTGACCTTGTCTGTTGGACAGAAACAGCTCTTGACTATCGCTCGTGCCTTGCTCAAGGACGCACCACTCTTGATTTTGGACGAGGCGACATCCTCAGTCGACACACGTACAGAGGAGTTGATTCAAAAAGCCATGGACCGTTTGATGGAGGGTCGAACTTCCTTTGTCATCGCCCACCGCTTGTCTACTATCCGAAATGCCGACTTGATTCTTGTCATGAAAGATGGAAATATCATTGAACAAGGCAATCACGAGGACCTGATGGCCCAAGCTGGCTTCTACGCCGACTTGTACAATAGTCAATTTACAGAAGATGATGCAGAAGAATAA
- a CDS encoding phosphatase PAP2 family protein, translating to MKNYQEWYSNLSSKLTSHPTLLFLLLSFNRLMTVAMPLVYLTLLVTTYLQLGFGQQVGVYLLVPATGFVILSLFRKKINHPRPYETWDIAPLLDKDSSGQSMPSRHVFSATIISMACFHAWTLIGTILLIYSGVLALVRVLGGVHYPKDVLVGYACGLVWGFLFFLF from the coding sequence ATGAAAAATTATCAAGAATGGTATAGCAACCTTAGCTCCAAACTAACTAGCCATCCCACCCTTTTATTTCTATTGCTTAGTTTCAATCGTTTGATGACAGTAGCTATGCCCCTGGTCTATCTGACCTTGCTAGTCACTACTTACCTGCAGCTAGGATTTGGTCAGCAAGTTGGGGTCTATTTGCTTGTCCCCGCTACAGGTTTTGTGATCTTGTCCCTGTTTCGTAAGAAAATCAATCACCCACGCCCCTACGAAACTTGGGACATCGCCCCCTTGCTTGACAAGGATAGTTCGGGACAGTCGATGCCTAGTCGCCATGTCTTTTCGGCAACTATCATCTCCATGGCCTGTTTCCATGCTTGGACTTTGATCGGAACGATCTTGCTTATTTACTCAGGAGTCTTAGCCTTGGTCCGAGTACTAGGTGGTGTTCATTATCCCAAGGATGTCTTGGTTGGCTATGCTTGTGGTCTGGTGTGGGGATTCCTTTTCTTCTTATTTTGA